The Actinomadura sp. WMMB 499 genome includes a window with the following:
- a CDS encoding TetR family transcriptional regulator, translating into MMDGEDGGRAIGLRERKKLETRDALSAAAVGLIVERGWNAVTIEDIAAAANVSVRTFRNYFSGKAEAVAARHVDRMRRVADGLRARPADEPLWDAVGAAVQEQFAPPAPGPAAGARDGERARRHADGARLMLTEPALAGEMAKAHAAAEAELAAAIAERTGTDPDADLYPRLAASVLGAAVGAAIVHALRGERPAPAGAVLREALDRLTAGLPTP; encoded by the coding sequence ATGATGGACGGCGAGGACGGCGGGCGCGCGATCGGCCTGCGGGAGCGCAAGAAGCTGGAGACGCGGGACGCGCTGAGCGCGGCGGCGGTCGGGCTGATCGTCGAGCGCGGGTGGAACGCGGTGACGATCGAGGACATCGCGGCGGCGGCGAACGTGTCCGTCCGCACCTTCCGCAACTACTTCTCCGGCAAGGCCGAGGCGGTCGCCGCCCGGCACGTCGACCGGATGCGGCGGGTCGCCGACGGCCTGCGCGCCCGTCCGGCGGACGAACCGCTGTGGGACGCCGTCGGCGCGGCCGTCCAGGAGCAGTTCGCGCCGCCCGCGCCCGGCCCGGCCGCGGGGGCGCGGGACGGCGAACGGGCGCGGCGGCACGCGGACGGGGCCCGGCTGATGCTGACCGAACCGGCGCTGGCGGGCGAGATGGCGAAGGCGCACGCCGCCGCGGAGGCCGAGCTGGCCGCCGCCATCGCCGAGCGCACCGGTACCGACCCGGATGCCGACCTCTACCCCCGGCTGGCGGCGTCCGTGCTCGGCGCCGCCGTCGGCGCGGCCATCGTGCACGCGCTGCGCGGCGAGCGGCCCGCCCCGGCGGGCGCCGTGCTGCGCGAGGCCCTCGACCGGCTCACCGCCGGCCTGCCCACCCCGTGA
- a CDS encoding carboxylesterase/lipase family protein — MKKISAAALGLALLAPLAPGATAHADTDPAIVVTSKGAVRGTVGPKVRSFQGIPYATAERFAVPRPVPAWSGVRDAVEPGKVCAQPAGLPIGRPSTDEDCLNVNVTTPAGRRGDGTRGRLPVIVWIHGGSMMFGMGDLYGADRLAAGGAVVVSLNYRLGVTSFLTHPSLPESGSLALDDQRAALRWVRENIGAFGGDPRNVTIMGESGGGFGVCGHLASPTSAGLFDKAIVQSAPCATPGNASRTRAAALADSETVIEDLLAECGHGDVARCLREAPIDRLLELYGTEREPRPVSGTRDLPLPVDEAFRKGRFNRVPVLVGVNHDEENGMILGQELVTGKPMADEKYEPTIRATYPSRADAVLRRYPLGDSAGRSLARVKTDATWSVPTLDTARALSRRTSVRMYEFAERDTPWFAGMAEPSFPAAAQHMSELAYLFDLPLFTDLTPEQAALGDRMIGAWTRFAATGDPNGGGEARWPRLRDDRGRAGLHVQSLTSGEWKRADFVKDHEYRFWSRGER; from the coding sequence ATGAAGAAGATCTCGGCGGCGGCTCTGGGCCTCGCCCTGCTGGCACCCCTCGCACCGGGCGCGACCGCCCACGCGGACACCGATCCGGCGATCGTGGTGACGTCCAAGGGGGCCGTGCGCGGGACCGTCGGCCCGAAGGTCCGGTCGTTCCAGGGGATCCCGTACGCCACGGCCGAGCGCTTCGCCGTGCCGCGTCCCGTCCCGGCGTGGAGCGGTGTGCGGGACGCCGTCGAGCCCGGCAAGGTGTGCGCGCAGCCGGCCGGACTGCCGATCGGGCGGCCCAGCACCGACGAGGACTGCCTCAACGTCAACGTCACGACACCGGCAGGAAGGCGCGGGGACGGAACGCGCGGGAGGCTGCCGGTGATCGTGTGGATCCACGGCGGCAGCATGATGTTCGGGATGGGCGACCTGTACGGGGCGGACCGGCTCGCGGCGGGCGGCGCCGTGGTCGTGTCGCTCAACTACCGGCTGGGCGTCACGAGCTTCCTCACCCACCCGTCCCTGCCGGAGTCGGGGAGCCTCGCGCTGGACGACCAGCGCGCGGCGCTGCGCTGGGTGCGGGAGAACATCGGGGCGTTCGGGGGAGACCCGCGCAACGTGACGATCATGGGCGAGTCCGGCGGCGGGTTCGGCGTGTGCGGGCACCTCGCGTCCCCGACGTCGGCGGGGCTGTTCGACAAGGCGATCGTCCAGAGCGCGCCCTGCGCGACGCCGGGCAACGCCTCCCGGACCAGGGCGGCGGCCCTGGCCGACAGCGAGACGGTGATCGAGGACCTGCTCGCGGAGTGCGGGCACGGCGACGTGGCGCGCTGCCTGCGCGAGGCGCCCATCGATCGGCTGCTGGAGCTGTACGGGACGGAGCGGGAGCCGCGTCCCGTCAGCGGCACGCGCGACCTGCCGCTTCCGGTGGACGAGGCGTTCCGGAAGGGCCGCTTCAACCGCGTCCCGGTGCTCGTCGGCGTCAACCACGACGAGGAGAACGGGATGATCCTCGGGCAGGAGCTGGTCACCGGGAAGCCGATGGCGGACGAGAAGTACGAGCCGACGATCCGGGCGACGTACCCCTCGCGTGCCGACGCCGTCCTGCGGCGCTATCCGCTGGGGGACTCGGCGGGACGGTCGCTGGCCCGCGTGAAGACCGACGCGACCTGGTCGGTGCCGACCCTCGACACGGCCCGCGCGCTGTCGCGGCGCACGTCCGTCCGGATGTACGAGTTCGCCGAGCGGGACACGCCCTGGTTCGCGGGCATGGCCGAGCCGAGCTTCCCGGCCGCCGCCCAGCACATGTCCGAGCTGGCGTACCTCTTCGACTTGCCGCTGTTCACCGACCTGACGCCCGAGCAGGCCGCCCTGGGCGACCGGATGATCGGCGCGTGGACGCGCTTCGCCGCGACCGGTGACCCGAACGGCGGCGGCGAGGCGCGCTGGCCGCGGCTGCGCGACGACCGGGGCCGCGCGGGCCTGCACGTCCAGTCGCTGACGTCCGGGGAGTGGAAGCGCGCCGACTTCGTGAAGGACCACGAGTACCGCTTCTGGAGCCGCGGCGAGCGCTGA
- a CDS encoding TetR/AcrR family transcriptional regulator, whose protein sequence is MGNREDLLAGAKRCLREKGYDRTSVRDIATAAGVSTAAIGYHYGSREALLIQALFELLDEWGDSLGRALAPGPGDDAARGFARMWDGLIREITDNPDPWVASVELFLQARRQPALRDRLADGVREGRRGMVAILRSVPEDTVTDGAARTVGMVQTALMSGVLIQALSDPANAPTAAEILEGLRALAEIAGPGPA, encoded by the coding sequence ATGGGAAACCGGGAGGATCTGCTGGCGGGCGCGAAGCGGTGCCTGCGCGAGAAGGGCTACGACCGCACGAGCGTCCGCGACATCGCCACCGCGGCCGGGGTGAGCACGGCCGCGATCGGCTACCACTACGGCTCCAGGGAGGCGCTGCTGATCCAGGCGCTGTTCGAGCTCCTGGACGAGTGGGGCGACTCGCTCGGCCGCGCGCTGGCCCCGGGGCCCGGCGACGACGCGGCCCGCGGCTTCGCGCGCATGTGGGACGGGCTGATCCGGGAGATCACCGACAATCCCGACCCGTGGGTGGCCAGCGTGGAACTGTTCCTGCAGGCGCGGCGGCAGCCCGCACTGCGCGACCGCCTCGCGGACGGCGTCCGCGAGGGGCGGCGGGGCATGGTCGCGATCCTGCGGAGCGTCCCCGAGGACACGGTCACCGACGGCGCGGCCCGCACCGTCGGCATGGTGCAGACGGCGCTGATGTCGGGCGTGCTGATCCAGGCGCTGAGCGACCCCGCGAACGCCCCCACCGCGGCGGAGATCCTCGAAGGGCTACGGGCCCTGGCGGAGATCGCCGGCCCCGGCCCGGCCTGA
- a CDS encoding cellulose binding domain-containing protein: MERRTGDGPGRSPGRHRSPERPPAAGRGRYLTLAVVAFVLVSGSLVGWALLNESPPEPRAAGCAPDCAEPEPPEPSGSSGPSERPSAPVASDSVPSPTPTPEETPTAEATGTPDGDDDDRWRDRGRSGRDGRDDDDRWGRDRELRADYSTQGDWETNFIGTLTVTNHGERPVDAGDLEFGYGRGVQITSAWGVPSEWSGGSVVARMGVLGPGASATVTFQAAGEASSPDHCSLDGRRCG; encoded by the coding sequence ATGGAGCGGCGCACCGGGGACGGGCCGGGCCGGTCGCCGGGACGGCACCGTTCGCCGGAGCGGCCCCCGGCGGCGGGCCGCGGGCGCTACCTGACCCTCGCTGTCGTCGCGTTCGTCCTGGTCAGCGGCTCCCTCGTCGGCTGGGCGCTGCTGAACGAGTCGCCGCCCGAGCCGCGCGCCGCCGGCTGCGCGCCGGACTGCGCCGAGCCCGAGCCGCCCGAACCGTCCGGGTCGTCCGGTCCCTCGGAGCGGCCGAGCGCCCCGGTCGCGTCGGACTCCGTGCCGTCCCCCACTCCCACCCCCGAGGAAACCCCCACCGCCGAGGCCACCGGCACCCCCGACGGGGACGACGACGACCGGTGGCGCGACCGCGGCCGGAGCGGCCGCGACGGCCGCGACGACGACGACCGCTGGGGACGGGACCGGGAACTGCGGGCCGACTACAGCACCCAGGGCGACTGGGAGACGAACTTCATCGGCACCCTCACCGTCACCAACCACGGCGAACGGCCGGTCGACGCGGGGGACCTGGAGTTCGGATACGGGCGCGGGGTGCAGATCACGTCGGCCTGGGGCGTCCCGAGCGAGTGGTCCGGCGGGAGCGTCGTCGCGCGCATGGGCGTCCTCGGCCCCGGGGCGAGCGCCACCGTGACCTTCCAGGCCGCGGGCGAGGCGTCGTCCCCCGACCACTGCAGCCTGGACGGTCGCCGCTGCGGCTGA
- a CDS encoding GNAT family N-acetyltransferase: MHIIVDDLSGPEIAEFLDAHVREMRSITPPESKHALDLDALRAPGVTFWSALDAQVIVGCGALARLDAAHAELKSMRTAPRRKRSGVASALLSHIIGEAGRMGFTRLSLETGSAAFFEPARKLYEKFGFDYCEPFGDYRPDPHSVYMTRTLNGA; this comes from the coding sequence ATGCACATCATCGTGGACGATCTCAGCGGCCCGGAGATCGCCGAGTTCCTGGACGCGCACGTCCGGGAAATGCGGTCGATCACGCCGCCGGAGAGCAAGCACGCCCTCGATCTGGACGCGCTCCGTGCACCGGGCGTCACTTTCTGGTCGGCCCTGGACGCCCAGGTCATCGTGGGTTGCGGTGCCCTGGCGCGGCTGGACGCGGCGCACGCGGAACTGAAGTCGATGCGCACGGCGCCGCGCCGCAAACGGAGCGGAGTCGCCTCCGCACTGCTGTCGCACATCATCGGCGAGGCCGGACGGATGGGATTCACCCGGCTCAGTCTCGAGACCGGTTCCGCGGCCTTCTTCGAACCGGCGAGAAAGCTCTACGAAAAGTTCGGCTTCGACTACTGCGAGCCATTCGGCGACTACCGTCCCGACCCTCACAGCGTCTACATGACGCGCACCCTGAACGGCGCTTGA
- a CDS encoding MerR family transcriptional regulator: protein MMRISQLAERTGVPATTLRYYEDAGLLPAGRTPAGYRTYGDGAVRRLAFIGTGKHLGLSLAEIRELLPVWEDGTCARVRSDLRPRLAAHLADTDRHAARLHAFAALLRSALDRLDALPERPGPCGDDCATLAEPPPVACALTGDAMAGRAAAWRHAVAGARVERTPAGARLTLPVDRASGVAGLAAAEQECCPFLGFHFHFDGPVLHLDVRAPEAAAPILDTLFPT from the coding sequence ATGATGCGCATCTCCCAGCTCGCCGAGCGCACCGGCGTCCCGGCGACCACGCTGCGGTACTACGAGGACGCGGGCCTGCTGCCCGCCGGGCGCACGCCCGCCGGATACCGGACGTACGGGGACGGCGCGGTGCGGCGGCTCGCGTTCATCGGCACGGGCAAGCACCTGGGGCTGTCGCTGGCCGAGATCCGCGAACTGCTGCCCGTGTGGGAGGACGGGACGTGCGCGCGCGTGCGCTCGGACCTGCGGCCCCGCCTCGCCGCACACCTCGCGGACACCGACCGGCACGCCGCGCGCCTGCACGCCTTCGCCGCCCTGCTGCGGTCGGCGCTCGACCGCCTCGACGCCCTCCCCGAACGGCCGGGCCCGTGCGGCGACGACTGCGCGACCCTGGCCGAGCCGCCGCCGGTGGCGTGCGCGCTGACCGGGGACGCGATGGCCGGACGCGCCGCGGCGTGGCGGCACGCGGTCGCCGGCGCCCGCGTGGAACGGACGCCGGCCGGGGCGCGGCTCACGCTCCCGGTGGATCGGGCGTCCGGCGTCGCCGGGCTGGCCGCCGCCGAACAGGAGTGCTGCCCGTTCCTCGGCTTCCATTTCCACTTCGACGGCCCGGTCCTGCACCTGGACGTCCGCGCCCCGGAGGCCGCGGCACCGATCCTCGACACGCTCTTCCCCACCTGA
- a CDS encoding YnfA family protein, whose amino-acid sequence MLVARSIVLFVLAAVLEIGGAWLVWQGVREHRGWIWIGAGVLALGAYGFVATLQPDAHFGRVLAAYGGIFVAGSIVWGVVADGYRPDRFDIAGALVCLAGMAVIMYAPRGG is encoded by the coding sequence GTGCTGGTCGCCCGCTCGATCGTGCTGTTCGTCCTCGCCGCCGTGCTGGAGATCGGCGGCGCGTGGCTCGTCTGGCAGGGCGTCCGGGAGCACCGGGGCTGGATCTGGATCGGTGCGGGCGTGCTCGCGCTGGGGGCGTACGGGTTCGTGGCGACCCTGCAACCGGACGCGCATTTCGGGCGGGTGCTGGCCGCGTACGGCGGGATCTTCGTCGCGGGGTCGATCGTCTGGGGCGTCGTCGCGGACGGCTACCGCCCCGACCGGTTCGACATCGCCGGGGCGCTCGTGTGCCTCGCCGGCATGGCCGTGATCATGTACGCCCCGCGCGGCGGCTGA
- a CDS encoding GlsB/YeaQ/YmgE family stress response membrane protein translates to MIGFIVAGLIIGALARLIMPGKQRIGILMTLLLGLVGSVIGGTIANMLGTGSIWELNVLGFVVAVVAAVLLIGVAEGFSGRAKQKQAAGRH, encoded by the coding sequence ATGATCGGCTTCATCGTCGCGGGACTGATCATCGGCGCGCTGGCCCGACTGATCATGCCCGGCAAGCAGCGCATCGGGATCCTGATGACGCTCCTGCTGGGGCTGGTGGGTTCCGTCATCGGGGGCACCATCGCGAACATGCTGGGCACCGGCAGCATCTGGGAGCTCAACGTGCTCGGCTTCGTCGTCGCGGTGGTCGCGGCCGTGCTCCTGATCGGCGTCGCCGAAGGGTTCAGCGGGCGCGCCAAGCAGAAGCAGGCCGCCGGGAGACATTAG
- a CDS encoding SDR family oxidoreductase gives MTSPILVTGGTGTLGRLVVPLLRDAGRPVRVLTRTAREPRDGVEFVTGDLVKDEGVDRAVEGAEIVVHLAGGRKGDDEAARNLVRAAKAAGVRHLVYISVIGAGAVPIGYFRQKFAAEEIVAGSGVPWTTLRAAQFHSFALNAVRGMAKSPVMPAPRDMQWQPVDARDVAERLAELALGAPAGLVPDLAGPKIYDMAELERDYLRASGRRRPLLPIRVPGKIGRAYRAGDNLTLDGADHGHRTWEDFLAAEFGPRPAQPA, from the coding sequence ATGACGTCACCCATCCTGGTCACCGGAGGCACCGGCACCCTGGGCCGTCTCGTCGTGCCGCTGCTGCGCGACGCCGGACGCCCCGTGCGCGTCCTCACCCGCACCGCGCGCGAGCCGCGGGACGGCGTCGAGTTCGTCACCGGCGACCTCGTCAAGGACGAGGGGGTCGACCGCGCGGTCGAGGGCGCGGAGATCGTCGTGCACCTGGCGGGCGGCCGCAAGGGCGACGACGAGGCCGCGCGGAACCTGGTGCGGGCCGCGAAGGCCGCCGGGGTGCGGCACCTGGTGTACATCTCGGTGATCGGCGCCGGCGCGGTGCCGATCGGGTACTTCCGGCAGAAGTTCGCCGCCGAGGAGATCGTCGCCGGGTCGGGCGTCCCGTGGACGACGCTGCGCGCGGCGCAGTTCCACAGCTTCGCGCTCAACGCGGTGCGGGGCATGGCGAAGAGCCCGGTGATGCCCGCGCCGCGCGACATGCAGTGGCAGCCGGTGGACGCCCGGGACGTCGCCGAACGCCTCGCCGAGCTGGCGCTCGGGGCCCCGGCGGGCCTGGTGCCCGACCTCGCGGGCCCCAAGATCTACGACATGGCCGAACTGGAGCGCGACTACCTGCGGGCGAGCGGCAGGCGGCGGCCGCTGCTGCCGATCCGGGTGCCGGGCAAGATCGGCCGCGCGTACCGGGCCGGGGACAACCTGACCCTGGACGGCGCCGACCACGGCCACCGGACCTGGGAGGACTTCCTCGCCGCCGAGTTCGGCCCGCGCCCCGCGCAGCCCGCCTGA
- a CDS encoding GNAT family N-acetyltransferase, with product MTQLDVRDAAHVGFPDGSLDAVRVRPYGRADGARLRGMSSRLSTGSLYTRFFSGTPRIPDHHVALMNGLDHWDRDALVALLDGEMIGIAEYCRDADRPGRADAAVLVCDPWQRRGVATVLMRFLAQLAGRRGIREFGADVLPGNRDALLAVHSLWPEASPVYRDGLARFVLPLPAARVDTHR from the coding sequence ATGACGCAACTCGATGTGCGCGACGCGGCGCACGTGGGCTTCCCGGACGGTTCGCTGGACGCCGTCCGCGTGCGGCCCTACGGCCGGGCCGACGGCGCGCGGCTGCGCGGGATGTCGTCCCGCCTGTCCACCGGGAGCCTCTACACGCGGTTCTTCTCCGGCACCCCCCGCATCCCCGACCACCACGTGGCGCTCATGAACGGGCTCGACCACTGGGACCGGGACGCCCTCGTCGCCCTCCTGGACGGCGAGATGATCGGCATCGCCGAGTACTGCCGGGACGCGGACCGTCCGGGCCGCGCGGACGCCGCCGTCCTGGTGTGCGACCCGTGGCAGCGGCGCGGCGTCGCGACCGTGCTGATGCGGTTCCTGGCGCAGCTCGCCGGGCGGCGCGGGATCCGCGAGTTCGGCGCGGACGTCCTACCCGGGAACCGGGACGCCCTGCTGGCCGTGCACAGCCTGTGGCCGGAGGCGAGCCCGGTGTACCGCGACGGGCTGGCCCGCTTCGTGCTCCCGCTCCCGGCCGCCCGGGTTGATACGCACAGGTAG
- a CDS encoding DUF3151 domain-containing protein, whose translation MTRMTQNLLGGPPPTELPDNTEARTALENGVDPFEVAARHPDHPGAWAELADRSFAKGSVIDSYAFARTGYHRGLDQLRRAGWKGHGPIPWEHEPNRGFLRCLHALARAAAAIGEDGEAERCRTFLRDSSATAADALNGG comes from the coding sequence ATGACCCGCATGACCCAGAATCTGCTCGGCGGCCCGCCTCCCACCGAACTCCCGGACAACACCGAGGCCCGCACGGCCCTGGAGAACGGCGTCGACCCCTTCGAGGTCGCCGCGCGCCACCCGGACCACCCGGGCGCCTGGGCCGAACTGGCCGACCGCTCCTTCGCCAAGGGCAGCGTGATCGACTCCTACGCCTTCGCCCGCACCGGCTACCACCGCGGCCTCGACCAGCTGCGCCGAGCCGGGTGGAAGGGGCACGGGCCGATCCCGTGGGAGCACGAGCCGAACCGCGGCTTCCTGCGCTGCCTGCACGCGCTCGCCCGCGCCGCCGCCGCGATCGGCGAGGACGGCGAGGCCGAGCGCTGCCGGACGTTCCTGCGCGACAGCAGCGCCACGGCGGCCGACGCCCTCAACGGCGGCTGA
- a CDS encoding NADPH-dependent F420 reductase, which yields MKIAVFGTGDVGRCLATRLAGLGHDVVLGSRTADNPAAAAWAAEHGGRHGTFADAAAHGELVVNATGGTVSLDALTAAGAANLDGKVVLDVSNPLDFSGGFPPALAVPAEGSVAEQLQGAFPGARVVKALNTMHNALMVDPSRVDGPHNVFVCGDDDGAKADVAGLLRSFGWTGERILDLGGLAAARELESLVLLWVRLSGVLGTADLNFAILR from the coding sequence ATGAAGATCGCAGTATTCGGTACCGGTGACGTCGGACGGTGCCTCGCCACCCGGCTGGCGGGCCTCGGGCACGACGTGGTGCTCGGTTCCCGGACGGCCGACAACCCGGCCGCCGCCGCGTGGGCCGCCGAGCACGGCGGACGGCACGGCACGTTCGCCGACGCGGCCGCGCACGGGGAACTGGTCGTCAACGCGACCGGCGGGACGGTGTCGCTCGACGCCCTGACCGCGGCCGGGGCCGCGAACCTCGACGGGAAGGTCGTGCTGGACGTCTCCAACCCGCTGGACTTCTCCGGCGGCTTCCCGCCCGCGCTGGCCGTGCCCGCGGAGGGCAGCGTCGCCGAGCAACTGCAGGGGGCGTTCCCGGGCGCCCGCGTCGTCAAGGCGCTCAACACGATGCACAACGCGCTGATGGTCGACCCGTCCCGGGTCGACGGGCCGCACAACGTGTTCGTGTGCGGTGACGACGACGGCGCCAAGGCCGACGTCGCGGGACTGCTGCGGTCGTTCGGCTGGACCGGCGAGCGGATCCTCGACCTCGGCGGGCTCGCCGCCGCCCGGGAGCTGGAGTCGCTCGTCCTGCTGTGGGTCAGGCTCAGCGGCGTGCTCGGGACCGCGGACCTGAACTTCGCGATCCTGCGCTGA
- a CDS encoding helix-turn-helix domain-containing protein: MDPVIPDVLEESCATRQALERLAAKWRILLVYALLDGPQRPARLRRRLPGITQKVLTETLRGMEADGLVTRHVHKETAPRHVEYGLTELGKSLQAPLAAICAWAADQARPATPD; this comes from the coding sequence GTGGACCCGGTGATCCCCGACGTCCTGGAGGAGTCCTGCGCCACCCGCCAGGCGCTGGAGCGGCTCGCGGCCAAGTGGCGCATCCTGCTGGTCTACGCTCTCCTGGACGGCCCGCAGCGCCCGGCCCGCCTGCGGCGCCGCCTGCCCGGCATCACGCAGAAGGTGCTGACCGAGACGCTGCGCGGCATGGAGGCGGACGGCCTCGTCACCCGCCACGTCCACAAGGAGACCGCGCCGCGGCACGTCGAGTACGGGCTGACCGAGCTGGGCAAGTCCCTCCAGGCGCCGCTCGCCGCCATCTGCGCCTGGGCCGCCGACCAGGCCCGCCCCGCGACGCCCGACTGA
- a CDS encoding FAD/NAD(P)-binding protein, whose translation MEIAIIGAGAAAVGLLDSLDPSAVEAVTVYDPAPLPWRGRPYRPDLESVRVNVPPEIMSIRAGDREHYGTWLGGTREHDDERLGRPVPPRAVYGRYLEDTAAAALARFARTDLVRDAVTGLSLGAPGERITVETAGGRRTADAAVLCVGGGTAPDLYGLAGAPGFVLDPYPLERTLDDVPADRDVAVIGSGLTAVDIVVSLAARAHTGRISLVSRSGTLPHVWQRPAPMDVRYLTPDRMATLDGPVTLDVLEGLVRKELADAGDDWDDVAGLIAASMTGDPARVLREQFALMDAPLPGRRIVRTATHTAGPVVWRRLPAADRRALRGHSRMIANQAFPMVPRNAAVLLDLLDAGTLEILRGPAEIAASAGRFRIAHAAGVRTAGTVLNAVNPPAHAVPPAAAPLVSSLVAQGAARHPDGGLGVDPGTGRLVVAGRPDPRVLVAGDLAGDGPFLTSSIPGLAALAARAARSVESLAGRR comes from the coding sequence ATGGAGATCGCGATCATCGGGGCGGGAGCGGCGGCCGTCGGGCTGCTGGACTCCCTGGACCCTTCCGCCGTGGAGGCCGTCACCGTCTACGACCCGGCGCCGCTGCCCTGGCGCGGCCGCCCCTACCGGCCGGACCTGGAGTCGGTGCGCGTCAACGTCCCGCCGGAGATCATGTCGATCCGGGCGGGCGACAGGGAGCACTACGGGACGTGGCTCGGCGGGACGCGCGAGCACGACGACGAGCGGCTCGGGCGTCCGGTGCCGCCCCGCGCCGTGTACGGGCGGTACCTGGAGGACACGGCCGCCGCCGCACTCGCCCGGTTCGCCCGGACGGACCTGGTGCGGGACGCCGTGACCGGGCTGTCGCTCGGCGCCCCCGGAGAACGGATCACGGTCGAGACGGCCGGGGGGCGCCGCACGGCCGACGCGGCCGTGCTGTGCGTGGGCGGCGGGACGGCCCCCGACCTGTACGGGCTCGCGGGCGCGCCCGGCTTCGTCCTCGATCCGTACCCCCTGGAGCGGACGCTCGACGACGTCCCGGCGGACCGGGACGTCGCCGTCATCGGCTCCGGGCTCACCGCCGTGGACATCGTCGTGTCGCTGGCGGCGCGCGCGCACACCGGACGGATCAGCCTCGTGTCCCGGAGCGGGACGCTGCCGCACGTCTGGCAGCGTCCGGCCCCGATGGACGTCCGGTACCTCACGCCCGACCGCATGGCGACGCTCGACGGTCCGGTCACGCTGGACGTCCTGGAGGGACTCGTCCGGAAGGAGCTGGCCGACGCCGGCGACGACTGGGACGACGTCGCCGGGCTGATCGCCGCGTCGATGACCGGTGACCCCGCCCGGGTGCTGCGCGAGCAGTTCGCCCTCATGGACGCGCCGCTGCCGGGCCGCCGGATCGTCCGGACGGCGACGCACACCGCGGGTCCGGTCGTCTGGCGGCGGCTCCCGGCGGCCGACCGCCGGGCGCTGCGCGGGCACTCCCGCATGATCGCGAACCAGGCGTTCCCGATGGTGCCCCGCAACGCGGCCGTCCTGCTGGACCTGCTCGACGCCGGGACGCTGGAGATCCTCCGGGGGCCCGCCGAGATCGCGGCGTCGGCGGGGCGGTTCCGGATCGCGCACGCGGCGGGCGTCCGCACCGCCGGAACCGTGCTGAACGCGGTGAACCCGCCCGCGCACGCGGTGCCCCCAGCGGCCGCGCCGCTCGTCTCGTCCCTGGTCGCGCAGGGCGCGGCGCGGCACCCGGACGGCGGCCTTGGCGTCGATCCGGGGACCGGACGGCTCGTCGTCGCCGGCCGCCCGGACCCGCGCGTGCTCGTCGCGGGCGACCTGGCGGGCGACGGCCCGTTCCTCACGTCCTCGATCCCCGGCCTGGCCGCGCTCGCGGCGCGGGCGGCGCGGTCGGTGGAGTCGCTCGCCGGCCGCCGTTGA